One segment of Aquimarina sp. BL5 DNA contains the following:
- a CDS encoding tetratricopeptide repeat protein translates to MILSVKIKVNWLYIVGGFFFFIGCKNNETKKIVGENVSLEDSNSIKAQSKTIEQFENNTSYFIREIDINNDGIEDKVVSSEKYKGNQIYFFQKAGNNYELVLESINFSEDGGRIIADVLPSKDNKGGIRVHTYFPDGGNNQATYVINFQGGNWIFTKTIYEIGDWKDDHTKVYLCEVDQNLIFKNLISEEIAKQIVHLPEESKREHLCKVEYRFENSLEDFIKRFKGDNSNLYKGVNRYKSLLTRFDLSNNNIREYNDIAYYLEKSKAYNEAVFLLEKITQKFPNRTVAYINLGDAYWGLEEREKAKKSYQIYIEQMKAKGKDSKIPKRVLERSK, encoded by the coding sequence ATGATACTAAGTGTAAAAATAAAGGTTAACTGGTTATATATTGTTGGTGGTTTTTTCTTTTTCATTGGATGTAAAAATAATGAGACAAAAAAGATCGTTGGAGAGAATGTTAGTTTAGAAGATTCAAATTCAATAAAAGCTCAATCAAAAACTATAGAACAGTTCGAAAATAATACTAGCTATTTTATACGAGAAATTGATATCAATAATGATGGAATTGAGGATAAAGTGGTTAGTAGCGAAAAGTATAAAGGGAATCAAATTTATTTCTTTCAAAAAGCAGGAAATAACTATGAACTAGTTTTAGAAAGTATAAATTTCTCTGAAGACGGAGGAAGAATAATAGCAGATGTTTTACCATCAAAAGATAATAAAGGCGGAATAAGAGTGCATACATATTTTCCGGATGGAGGAAATAATCAAGCTACTTATGTAATAAATTTCCAAGGTGGAAATTGGATCTTTACTAAAACTATATATGAGATAGGGGATTGGAAAGATGATCATACAAAGGTTTATTTATGCGAAGTCGATCAAAATTTGATTTTTAAAAATTTAATCTCAGAAGAGATTGCAAAACAAATAGTACATTTACCAGAAGAATCCAAGAGAGAGCATCTTTGTAAAGTGGAGTATCGTTTTGAAAATAGTTTGGAAGACTTCATAAAAAGATTTAAAGGAGATAATTCCAATTTGTATAAAGGAGTTAATAGATATAAATCTTTATTGACTCGTTTTGATCTATCAAACAATAATATTAGAGAATATAACGACATAGCCTACTATTTAGAAAAATCTAAAGCTTATAATGAAGCGGTATTTCTTTTAGAAAAAATAACTCAAAAATTCCCTAACAGAACAGTAGCATACATTAACCTGGGCGATGCATATTGGGGGCTAGAAGAAAGAGAAAAGGCGAAAAAATCTTATCAGATTTATATAGAGCAAATGAAAGCTAAAGGGAAAGATTCTAAAATTCCTAAAAGAGTTTTGGAGAGATCAAAATGA
- a CDS encoding glycoside hydrolase family 19 protein produces MPTLKFKDFPNIFKSITPLSIVRPKVTKAYFAEATIEEVEVESESGAEDNEKYVVESGDTLGAIATKKGTTVAAIIESDPIITTANQNSLSIGQEIILPSTVPAKEKKQKITFKKVDTGNLGQEIYVVVETELLQGKTMAINIRQGKEKGIEEQDKNLMLKDDQGDYSTMVKTTIGGMCETDYLNKDDFADQAIFKITIDSSDKEKKDGWIKSLNDATDKKTLLYILADAHTLEEQTELNIQYLGDTEEGEIRGEKITNRWLDTDGQWFKFKLSSCGCDRDLTEQEVKDIIIAMRKSETYVYQGDNKEKLFFKDNCDLPEDDKTFKRFAEELNTVFDDYDINTCLRRMHFLAQVYHETDRFRTTKEYNETASYAPYIGRGLMQLTWESNYKKYKSYSDVDCVDDEELIANDLQNAFDSAGWFWKQGKVLSVGTTWSPPASAPSYVTVNSPSYSKTTITYEDEDGDTKSYGTIDMNLIADDDYVDVISWLVNGGGNGLTERQDYLEELKEVFEYDTKCKNKG; encoded by the coding sequence ATGCCTACTTTAAAATTTAAGGATTTTCCAAATATATTTAAATCGATTACTCCACTTAGTATAGTAAGACCTAAAGTTACAAAAGCTTATTTTGCAGAAGCTACTATAGAAGAGGTAGAAGTAGAAAGTGAATCTGGCGCGGAAGATAATGAAAAATATGTAGTAGAATCTGGTGACACACTAGGAGCGATCGCTACTAAAAAAGGTACTACTGTTGCAGCCATTATAGAAAGTGATCCTATAATTACTACAGCCAATCAGAATAGTTTGAGTATAGGGCAGGAAATTATATTACCAAGTACTGTTCCTGCTAAAGAAAAGAAACAGAAAATAACCTTTAAAAAAGTTGATACAGGTAATCTGGGACAAGAAATTTATGTAGTAGTAGAGACAGAATTGCTTCAGGGAAAAACCATGGCGATCAATATACGTCAAGGGAAAGAGAAGGGTATCGAAGAGCAGGATAAAAATCTTATGCTTAAGGATGATCAAGGCGATTATAGTACAATGGTAAAGACTACTATTGGAGGTATGTGCGAGACTGATTATTTAAATAAAGATGATTTTGCAGATCAAGCTATTTTTAAAATAACTATTGATAGTAGTGATAAAGAAAAAAAAGACGGTTGGATTAAATCTTTGAATGATGCTACTGATAAGAAAACCTTATTATACATTTTAGCTGATGCACATACTTTAGAGGAGCAAACGGAATTGAATATTCAATATCTTGGAGATACTGAAGAAGGAGAAATAAGAGGGGAAAAAATTACAAACCGATGGTTAGATACGGATGGACAATGGTTTAAATTTAAACTAAGTAGTTGTGGTTGTGATAGAGATCTGACAGAGCAAGAAGTTAAAGATATAATAATTGCCATGAGAAAATCTGAGACTTATGTTTATCAAGGTGATAATAAAGAAAAATTATTTTTCAAAGATAATTGCGATTTACCAGAGGATGACAAAACATTTAAGAGATTTGCCGAAGAATTAAATACCGTGTTTGATGATTATGATATAAATACTTGTTTAAGGCGAATGCATTTTTTGGCTCAGGTTTATCATGAAACTGATAGGTTTAGAACCACTAAAGAATACAATGAAACTGCTTCATATGCTCCGTATATTGGAAGAGGTTTAATGCAATTAACTTGGGAATCTAATTATAAAAAATATAAATCCTATAGTGATGTTGATTGCGTCGATGATGAGGAATTAATAGCAAATGACTTGCAAAATGCTTTTGATTCCGCAGGATGGTTTTGGAAGCAAGGAAAGGTTTTAAGTGTTGGTACAACTTGGTCCCCACCTGCAAGTGCACCCAGTTACGTAACTGTAAATAGTCCGAGTTATTCAAAAACTACTATTACTTATGAAGATGAAGATGGTGATACAAAATCGTATGGCACGATAGATATGAACTTGATAGCTGATGATGATTATGTGGATGTAATAAGTTGGCTAGTTAATGGAGGTGGAAATGGCCTAACGGAAAGACAGGATTATTTAGAAGAATTAAAAGAAGTTTTTGAATATGATACTAAGTGTAAAAATAAAGGTTAA